GTTGCGGCGAATTGCAGCCTGGGCACGAAGACGGAGCATTGCTGTGCAGTTAACAGGGATCGACTTGAATCCCTATGCTGCGCGCGCAGCAGCGGAGTCAACGCCAAGGGAACTCGGAATCGAATGGGTGACCGGAGATGCTCTGGAGTATCGGCCGAAGAAGCCGGTCGATATCGTCGTAAGCTCGCTGCTGACACATCACCTGGAGGACGAGGAGATCGTCGCTCTGCTGAGGTGGATGGAAACAACCGTCCGGTTAGGGTGGTTTATCAATGATCTGGAGCGGTCGGAGCGGAGCAGCCGGATGTTTGGGTGGGTGCGTTGGCACAGGATTGTGCGGCATGATGGGCCGGTGTCGTTTCGTCGGGCTTTCCGGACGGAAGATTGGGTGAACCTGCTGGCTGCGGCTGAGATCCCACGAGAAGCGGTAACAGTGGAGAAGTGGCGGCCAGGGCGGTTGTGCGTGGGGCGGTGGAAGTGAGGTTGGAGACTCTCAAGCACCGTGTGAGACGCAAGGACATGAAGCAGCCATTTGCCTTCATGGCGTACCTCATCATGTCTAACTCCTTGGGATACGAATCATGCCAGAACCCACTCTACTAGCGCCCAGCACCGCCGGGACCAGATTCAAGACGATTCTCTGGATTTCGCTTGGTCTGACGGTAGTCTTTGTCTTCATCACTTCAGAACTGCTCCTCATCACCGACTATCCGATGTACCACGCTTATCGTCTCCAGGTGATCGCGGACCGTCATCTCCTCATCCCGCATACACTCGCCGGGATCTTCGCTCTTTTGATCGGCCCCATTAATTTTTCCTCGAGGATCCGTCAGCGTTATCTCCGGCTCCATCGCATCCTCGGCTATGTCTATGTCATCGCAGTGTTTGTTGGTTCCTTCACGGGGATCGCTCTCGCAGCTGGCCGGCCGGGGCTTCCAGGAACCTCCATGCAGGCCGCCGCATGGATGGTTTGCACTGCCGCTGCCTTCATCACCGCGCGCAACCGCCAAATCATCCAGCATCGCCAATGGATGGCGCGCTCGTATGCCGTCACTTTTACCTTTGTCTCCAGTCGTGTGCTCAACCTGTGGCCGCGTTACTGGAGCCACCTGGGTGACGTCTTATCCGCTGTCGGGGTGATCGCTTTCACGCTTGCCTCGCTGCTGATCGTGGACCTCGGGCTCAACTGGCGTGAACTCACGAATCGTCGTAATTAATCGCCGGTCCCCAGTACGAAGGGTGTGGGTCTGCAAGTGCCTATTTCTCTAAGCTGCTCTCCACCAGGTCGGAACTGATGACAGGCCCGTAACCACCGAGTTGTCCGACAATTACCGCCACCGCGGGCTCCTCACCCTGTAGTACCCACACCATTACATCTTTCGGCTGAAGGCCGATCAGTCGAGCAAGGATACTGACCATGCGGCCCAGTTCCGGATGAACGCGAAACACTGTCGCCTTGTATGTCCGCCCTGCCAGGTGAACCGTCTGCTCGTCCTCCGGAGAGACCAGGAGCCGAATCAGCCGTCCGCCGCCAACTGGTGCCAGCATTCCTACCCGAAACGGCTTCGTATTGTGTGGCACGTTCAGCAGCAATGTCCCAACCAAGCCATTCGCAAGGTCATCCGGCAGGTCCATGTGCTTGCTTTCAAGGTGCATCCTGCCATTCTTGTCTGTTGTGCGGCTGATGACTGTGCCGGTAGCGGCTTCTATCGAAAAGTCGATGGGCTTTGTAAAAAATGGTCCTTTCTGGATGTGATGGTTGCGCACTAACCGAAACGTACCTTGCTGCCGGTACGTTGTCGTTTCATCGTCAATCGATCCATCCACAAATTTGTAGGTCAGGCGCATCGTGACTTCATCGCCCTGCGCAATTTGCGAAAATTCGCCACTGGCAATGGTTTTTCCATCTTCGGAACGGGCCACCATAAACCGATGCATGGGCCGTTGAATATGTCTCACTGAAATGGGTTCAGCAAGCGCGGCGGTGCCTACCGTCGTCGTCCATAAAACGGCGACCAGGAAGTCGCTTCGCCTCATCGAATACCTCGCTCTAACACCTTAGACGTCTTCCGGTTCCAGCTTTACCTGATTCAAAATGACGATTTGTACAGAATGGCGCTCCGAACCGTTTTTTGGCCGTCTACTAGAGAGATGGAATCCCATTGCAAATCGCTGGAAGATTGAGTGGATCAGGAGCAATTGCTTTGCAAGACGAAGTTCTCGTTCTCGGTGGAGGAGTGGCAGGCTGTGCCGCTTCGATCGCGCTCGCTCGAAAAGGACGGAGTGTCACGCTAATCGAGCGGGAGCTTATGCCTCGCCATAAGGTCTGTGGAGAATTCCTAAGCGGTGAAGCGCTTGAAGACTTGCACGCACTTGGTATCGATGTGGCCTCTCTTGGCGCGGTACCCATTGAGTATGTTCGTCTTGCCGCAGCCAGGCGCGCCGCGGAGGCTCCGTTGCCGTTTCCCGCGGCCTCGCTCACGCGCAAGGCGCTCGATACAGCACTTATCGCCGCAGCCCTCGCCGCAGGGGTCCGCATTAAGCGTGGCCGCGGTGTACAGTCGCTCAGCCGCACGAGCTCCAACCTTTGGCAGGCTACGCTCGACGACGGCTCCACATACGAAGCGGCAACCGCCTTTCTCGCTACGGGCAAGCACGACTTGCGCGGCCATAGTCGCCCGAAAGATCCTCACCAATGGGTCGCCTTCAAGATGTATTACCGGCTGTCTGCCGCGCAGACAGCCGACCTGGAGGACGCGTCCGAGTTGACACTTTACGACGGAGGCTACGGTGGTATTCAACCGGTGGAGGACGGCATTACGAATTTCTGTTGTGTCGTGCAACGGCGGTATTTTGCACGTGCGGGGCTTCGCTGGGAACGCCTTCTTGCGAAGATGCAACAGGACTGTCCTCACCTCGCGATGCGGCTTGAGGGTGCGGAGCCGCTGCTTGATAAACCGATCACCGTCACTCATATCCCGTACGGTTACCTCCGACGCGCAACCGAGGAGGGGCTCTACTGTATCGGCGATCAGGCAGCCGTAATCCCATCGTTTACCGGTGATGGTATATCCATCGCCCTGCATACTGCCCGCCGTGCTGCTGCTGCCTATCTTGGTGCGGAACCGGCGCAGGTCTTTCAGCCGAAACTGCGCTCCGCAATGCTGCCGCAGATGCGCCTTGCCGAGCTCGCCGCCGACGGTTTGAACAACGCATTTGCACGCGCTGTGCTGCCATTCTGCCTCAGGGTCTGGCCCGGCGCGATGCGCGTAACGGCCAGACTCACACGTGTCACGCAACCCGGGGCTACCGCTCCTCAGACAGTCGCCGGCTGAAATCGGTAGTCGAGACTCTACAGGGAGATGAAATGAGATGCTTCGCAGTCTTAGCCCTCGCTGTCCTACTCGGCCCAGCCGCACTCGCCCAGCATCAGACCTTCACAGTCAACCCTGATGCCAGCGAGGTCAAAATAAAGCTCAACACGACCCATGAGGTTGTCGAAGGCATGTTTCACCTTCAATCCGGATCGATTGAGTTTGACCGCAGCAATCCTAAGATGTCGGGTGTGGTGGCCGTACTGGCCGGCAGCGGAAAGACGGGTAACGACAGCCGCGATAAGAAGATGAACAGGGATATTCTCAAAGTGAGCCAGTACAAGATTGTCTCTTTCATGCCCAACAACTACACCGGGACAATCGCCACCTCTGGCGACTCAACCATTCAGGTAAGCGGTGTGTTCGCCCTGCTCGGCAATCCTCACGATCTGACGATTCCTATGCAGGTCCACATGGATGGATCGAAGGCAACGGTGAAGGCGCATTTCGTTATTCCTTATGTACAGTGGGGTCTCAAGAATCCGAGCTTCCTGTTCTGGAAAGCCGAGAATGACGTCGCGATCGATCTTAATCTTGTTGGCCAGATTTCTAACTAGCGGACCAGGTTGTCTTCCGGTGTCATAGAGCCACTAGAAGCGCCTACGATAAAAATCCAGTATTTCAGAGTGAGGACAAGCACCGTGGTGAATGTGCGATAGAGGCTCCTTTACAAGACCGGGGTAAGCACATAATAATTGTTGTCTTCCTGTTCCATCCTGTTATGCATGTGGCGCTCTAGAAGCTGCGCTTATTTGATCGAGGCCTATGAAGATCTTTCCCCTTCCCGCGGTTCTTCTTATTGCTCACCCTTGCATCCTTCTCGCACAGACAGCATCTCCTGCAAAATATCAGGCTGCTGGATCTCCAGAAGCACCTCTCATCGTTGATGTACATGCGTCGCCGTATCGTGCTTCGATCAATTACACGGTGAATATAAGCAAGCGACGCTTCGATATGCACAATGCAACGATCGTGAATATGATCGACTTCGTGTATGGCCGTGAGGATGATGATGGCCGTGAGAATGAAGCCGTCTCGGGCGGTCCTACCTGGATCGACCTCGATCGCTTTGATGTGGTTGCGGTGATCCCCGCAGACAGGCCGGCTTTGCCAGGGGCAGGCCCGGATAACAATGTCCGCTACGGAGCAAATGCTTACGACAAAATGAGGCTTGTCATGAGGCGCGTGCTCACGGAGCGCTTTCGTCTGAAATACCACACGGCGGACCGCGTGCTGCCGGGCTACGTTGCAACCGTAGCGAAGGAGGGCTCGAAGCTGGTTGAGGCGAAGGACGCGGCTGCTCCGAGTGATTGCCGCCGCGCCCAGGAGAAGACTGATACGGAGCAAACCGTTATCACTTGTACCTCTGAGACGATGGAACATTTTCTTCAATCGTTTGGAGGCGTATTTCCTCATCCCATCATCAATCGCACAGGGCTTACGAAGCCCTATAACTTTACTTTGAAGCTTTCCTCGCAAGAGATGCAGACTCGGGCGGGATACATCCATGCCCTGACAGATGCATTCAGAAAGCAACTTGGCATCGTCATCGCACTTGGTGGAGCGCCGCAACCTGCAATCGTCATTGATAGGGTAGAACAGCCGACGGCGAACCCTGCGCAGATTGAGACGCAGATCGGCGCTCTTCCGGATCTTGAGTTTGAGGTTGCGAGTGTTCGGCCTGTCTCAGATCAGGAGCCGCAATCGCAGTCGCAGATCCGCCATGTCGGCTCACAGATCGACTTTATCAATATGACCATGCAGGAACTGCTGACGCAGGCATGGTCGTTGCCCACGGGAGCGATGCTGGGCAACGTTCCGCCATGGCTTGGCCGGGCGCGATATACCATTCGCGCGAAGCTTCCGCAGGAACTGGATGCCCGTGCAGCATTTCAGGACCAGGACACACTGGCCAGCATGCTGCAGAAACTTCTGGTCGACCGCTTTCAGATCAAGTACCACTGGGGCGAGCAGGAGCAGGATGGCTGGGAACTGGCATCGGATAACCCGAAGATGAAGAAGGCCAACCCTGGCTCGCGAAGCTTTTGTAAATACGGGCCGCCGGAAGGCGAAAAAGATATCCGTACGGTCGACTCGGCGTTCAACGCGCAGTTTCATTGTCAGAATGTGACGATGGGGCAGTTTGCCGACCTATTGCAGCCCATGGCACGGTCTGAGATCAAGAACCGCGTATCGGACGTGACTGGATTGACGGGATCCTACGATTTCTCCCTTTATTACACAACAGGGCGCAAGATGAGAGTAGATGCTGCTGCTGCCCAGGCAGCGGCGAAGCAAAACGCCTCGTTGCCTGATCCAGTTACTGGCCTAAGCGTGGAGGATGCTTTTCGCCGGGAACTCGGGCTCAGGCTGAAGAAGCGCCGGGGAACCTACCCCGCTCTCATCCTGGACCACATTGAACAGGTCCCCACTGAGAATTAGTGATTTGTTGCCCGTGAGCGGCCTGGGAAAGCAGAGACCATATTTACTGCGCGTGGATGATCGAATGAAGTAAATTGGAAGCAATTTTGCATGCTTAAGAAACCTTCGAAGCTATCCGACCTTCTGGATTCCACTCGAAATATCCCCCTGTTGCTGCGCGAAATATGGCAGACGGCACCTGCGGTGTGTACTGCAATGGTGTTGCTTCGCACGGTTTCTGCCGTTCTTCCGATGATGGCTCTGGCGGTTGGGGGGCTATTGATCGATGCCATCAACATGGCGCAACGCACCCATGTTTTCCCCGTGAGGGTATGGTGGCTTCTGCTGGCGGAGGGGCTGCTGACGCTGGCGAGTAATGCAGCGTCGCGAATGGTGGCCCATTACGATCTTGTTCTGGGCGACAAGTTCAACCTGAGAATGAGCCTTAAGCTCATCACCCACTGCAACAATCTTGATTTGGAAACATTCGAGAACTCGGAGTTTCAGGACAGGCTGCAGCGTGCCAGGTCGCAGATTACCTCCCAGGTTTCTCTCATGAGAAACCTGCTGCAGGCGCTGCAGCAGTTTATCGGGGTTGGCGTCGTGCTTTTCGGTTCGCTGCTCGTCGCTCCGGGACTTATCGCCGTGCAGTTTCTGGGTGTTTTGCCTATTGTGGTGGCGGAAAGCTACTACACGCGTCTTCGGTACAAGCTGTACAGAAACAGGACGCCGCTAAAGCGCTATCTGGACTACATTATCGGCCTGGTACTCAGCGTAAATGCTGTAAAAGAGGCCAAGCTTTTTGCGATAGGCGATTACATCTATGGCGAATATAAAGGGGTAGCGGAGAAGCACAATACGGAAGACGCCGTGTTGTCAAAACGCGCCATGAATGCGGCACTTCTTTTAGTGGCGCTGGGAACGCTTGTCTACTACGGGACGTACATCGTTCTTATCTTCAGCGCCATCGCAGGTGCGTTCAGCATCGGTCGCCTGGTGTTTTTCGCCGGGATTCTGATGCGCTTCCGAAACCAGCTGAGCGCCCTGTTTACGAATCTTTCGCAGGGTATGGACCAGCTGCTATATATCGGCGATGTGTTGGAGTTCTTCTCTTATCAACCCCGCCTTGAAGCGGCCGCATCTGGACGCTCAGTCGCTGAGACGATCTCTACTGGAATAGAGTTCAGAAATGTTTCTTTCTCGTACCAGGGGGCTGCGAAGCCCGCACTCAAGAATGTGTCGTTCCATATCGCTCCGGGAGAAGCGATTGCTCTGGTGGGAGAAAACGGGGCGGGCAAGTCGACGATCGTCAAGCTGATTACCCGGCTCTACGACCCGAGTGAGGGACAGATTTTGCTGGATGGGATCGACCTGCGTGAATACTCTTCCAGCTCGCTGCGCAATGCTATGTCAGCCGTATTTCAGGACTATGTAAAGTACGACCTGAGCGCATCCCTGAATATCGCAATCGGAAACCTTGAGGCAAAAGAGGATGGCGACCGGATTATG
Above is a genomic segment from Terriglobus tenax containing:
- a CDS encoding YceI family protein; the encoded protein is MRCFAVLALAVLLGPAALAQHQTFTVNPDASEVKIKLNTTHEVVEGMFHLQSGSIEFDRSNPKMSGVVAVLAGSGKTGNDSRDKKMNRDILKVSQYKIVSFMPNNYTGTIATSGDSTIQVSGVFALLGNPHDLTIPMQVHMDGSKATVKAHFVIPYVQWGLKNPSFLFWKAENDVAIDLNLVGQISN
- a CDS encoding TIGR03435 family protein, with protein sequence MKIFPLPAVLLIAHPCILLAQTASPAKYQAAGSPEAPLIVDVHASPYRASINYTVNISKRRFDMHNATIVNMIDFVYGREDDDGRENEAVSGGPTWIDLDRFDVVAVIPADRPALPGAGPDNNVRYGANAYDKMRLVMRRVLTERFRLKYHTADRVLPGYVATVAKEGSKLVEAKDAAAPSDCRRAQEKTDTEQTVITCTSETMEHFLQSFGGVFPHPIINRTGLTKPYNFTLKLSSQEMQTRAGYIHALTDAFRKQLGIVIALGGAPQPAIVIDRVEQPTANPAQIETQIGALPDLEFEVASVRPVSDQEPQSQSQIRHVGSQIDFINMTMQELLTQAWSLPTGAMLGNVPPWLGRARYTIRAKLPQELDARAAFQDQDTLASMLQKLLVDRFQIKYHWGEQEQDGWELASDNPKMKKANPGSRSFCKYGPPEGEKDIRTVDSAFNAQFHCQNVTMGQFADLLQPMARSEIKNRVSDVTGLTGSYDFSLYYTTGRKMRVDAAAAQAAAKQNASLPDPVTGLSVEDAFRRELGLRLKKRRGTYPALILDHIEQVPTEN
- a CDS encoding methyltransferase domain-containing protein, with the protein product MLSKVQTDFSRRVSPRELPELMDGDCSYEDFRDCLRSLEKVNRWLLGYRPTLAWLERLPRGPREPLHIVDVGFGGGDLLRRIAAWARRRSIAVQLTGIDLNPYAARAAAESTPRELGIEWVTGDALEYRPKKPVDIVVSSLLTHHLEDEEIVALLRWMETTVRLGWFINDLERSERSSRMFGWVRWHRIVRHDGPVSFRRAFRTEDWVNLLAAAEIPREAVTVEKWRPGRLCVGRWK
- a CDS encoding ABC transporter ATP-binding protein; this translates as MLKKPSKLSDLLDSTRNIPLLLREIWQTAPAVCTAMVLLRTVSAVLPMMALAVGGLLIDAINMAQRTHVFPVRVWWLLLAEGLLTLASNAASRMVAHYDLVLGDKFNLRMSLKLITHCNNLDLETFENSEFQDRLQRARSQITSQVSLMRNLLQALQQFIGVGVVLFGSLLVAPGLIAVQFLGVLPIVVAESYYTRLRYKLYRNRTPLKRYLDYIIGLVLSVNAVKEAKLFAIGDYIYGEYKGVAEKHNTEDAVLSKRAMNAALLLVALGTLVYYGTYIVLIFSAIAGAFSIGRLVFFAGILMRFRNQLSALFTNLSQGMDQLLYIGDVLEFFSYQPRLEAAASGRSVAETISTGIEFRNVSFSYQGAAKPALKNVSFHIAPGEAIALVGENGAGKSTIVKLITRLYDPSEGQILLDGIDLREYSSSSLRNAMSAVFQDYVKYDLSASLNIAIGNLEAKEDGDRIMKAAKGARVAALIEGFPRQYEQILGRRFDDGIDLSGGQWQRLALARAYMRDAKVLILDEPTATIDARAEEAVYQDVMGVIAGKMTVLVSHRLSTVRFADKILVLKNGSICEQGTHAELMEAGGEYADLFTLQARAYA
- a CDS encoding NAD(P)/FAD-dependent oxidoreductase, which codes for MQDEVLVLGGGVAGCAASIALARKGRSVTLIERELMPRHKVCGEFLSGEALEDLHALGIDVASLGAVPIEYVRLAAARRAAEAPLPFPAASLTRKALDTALIAAALAAGVRIKRGRGVQSLSRTSSNLWQATLDDGSTYEAATAFLATGKHDLRGHSRPKDPHQWVAFKMYYRLSAAQTADLEDASELTLYDGGYGGIQPVEDGITNFCCVVQRRYFARAGLRWERLLAKMQQDCPHLAMRLEGAEPLLDKPITVTHIPYGYLRRATEEGLYCIGDQAAVIPSFTGDGISIALHTARRAAAAYLGAEPAQVFQPKLRSAMLPQMRLAELAADGLNNAFARAVLPFCLRVWPGAMRVTARLTRVTQPGATAPQTVAG
- a CDS encoding DUF2306 domain-containing protein, with translation MPEPTLLAPSTAGTRFKTILWISLGLTVVFVFITSELLLITDYPMYHAYRLQVIADRHLLIPHTLAGIFALLIGPINFSSRIRQRYLRLHRILGYVYVIAVFVGSFTGIALAAGRPGLPGTSMQAAAWMVCTAAAFITARNRQIIQHRQWMARSYAVTFTFVSSRVLNLWPRYWSHLGDVLSAVGVIAFTLASLLIVDLGLNWRELTNRRN